The genome window ataggttagaATCCTGACCGTGGAGAAACAGTAAATGAGTCAGGCAAAGGGGGAGGGAAATGGGAAACTGACTGTTAGTGATGTGCTTAATTTCCCATTTGCAAAAAACTTTAATACAACTCAATACCAATCAAACCTTCCTTCCTGATTTATTGAATCTCACATGACTTATTTACCTTCAGCCATACGGCCAGTGGAAGCTGGTGACTTTTGTGTAGCTTCTTAGACTCCTTGGACTTCGAGAAGACTGAGTtagatggtgataatgggaactgcagatgctggagaatccaagataacaaagtgtgaaaatggatgaacacagcaggccaagcagcatctcaggagcacaaaagctgacatttcgggcctaggcccttcatcagagtctcagatgaagggtctaggcctgaaacgtcagcttttgtgttcctgagatgccgtttggcctgctgtgttcatccagcttcacactttgttaacggaGTTAGATGGCACTGGATTAATTGCAGAGATATATTCTCTTTACAAAAGATTACTGAGCTGACACTCCAAGTGGCAGTGTTTCAAGTAGGAAATTCAGAACCCAGTGATATAAGATTTTAAGGGGCAGTTGACAACTGAGATTCAGGGAGTCCACCTCTTATAGTGGAATCAAAGATTTGAGTCAGTAAGGGGAGGACATTTGAGGCTGCCTGCAAGAAAAAGGCAAACTTCACTTTTTCTGCCTGCCTTCATTGCCAGTATAATTTGCCTTAGCTAAGGAGAACAAAATTGTTCCAAGCATTCTAGATGTGGTCAAAACAGTGCATCACATAACTATAGCAATACTTCCTTCTTTCTATCCCATTACCTTTTGGAATGTAGACCAATATTCAATTCATTCATGAGGTCtcacaaatccctctgtgctgttgctttttgtgatctttctccatttaaataatattcagctccactgttctacttaccaaagtgcataacttgacatttttcccacattatttcTCATCTGCCAAGTCTTTGCCCATTTGCCTAACTGGCTTGTATCTTACTACGAGCTTtttatgtcatcctcaccactaaTCTTCCCACCTAATTTCATGTCAACCTCAAACTTGGCGATATTACATACCATTTCCTCATCTAGTTTCACTAATATAtgctgtaaataattgtggccccagcagcAACTCCTATAGAACTTCACTAGatgcaggttgccatcctgaaaatgcatcCCCGAAGCCAAATCTCTAtcttcttagataacaaggtgtagacctggatgaacacagcaggccaagcagcatcagaggagcaggaaggttgacatttcaggcctagaatctTCTTAGTTAGCCAATCtgctatccatgctaatatgctatctccaacaccatgggctcttatcatATTAATTAGGCTCATGTGTgggaccttctggaaatccagatatattaCAACTACTGCTTTCTTATTAGCAATCCCtcttattacctcctcaaaataaTACTAACAATTTTTTCATAATTTCagcttcacaaaatcatgttaacTCTGCTGGATGATATTATGCATCCCTAAATGGTCTGCTAGATGCGAAAATGTTCCCAATAATAGTATTAACCTATAATGCcctgctttttcttttaaaaaaaatgtcctttcctttttaaataaaggcatTATAATGacagttctccagtcctctgggactttccAGAGGAATCTATGGGCTCCTTAAAGAATGCTACCATTGCTACTGCTATTtcagttgttttattttattcatgggGTGGGGGCTTTGATGGCTGATCTAGGATTAGTCCCCAACTGTAGTTGTCCTCAAGAAGCTAGtcgtgagctgccatcttgaagcactgcagtctatttgctcatgtagacccacaatgccacgaGACAGGGAGTTCCAGACTTTTGATCTagggacactgaaggaatggtgatatagttttGAGTGGTGAGTGATTTTGAGGGAGGACCTTGTGGAATTAATGCTGGACTGGTTAaaccagagatccagataatgttttaaggactggggttcaaatcccacatagcagatggtataatttgaattccataaacaTGCATTTGAAATTTATGCTCTAATGATTACCATAAAGCCGATGTCATGTGGCATCCCATATGGAACACAAATTTCCTTTAGTGAAGGAATACTACTGTCTTTgcctaatctggcctacatgtaattccaggCACAcaggttgactctgaaatggcctagcaagccactcagttgtattaaCTACTGGAAAGCTGCTTCTTTTAATATCCTGAAATTCACTGCATTAGTTTCAAGGGAGTTATTGGCCTTTAGCTACATTAGTTTTCCTAGTACTTTTTTTCCTCAAGTAACAGTATTGTGTTGATTTCTTCTCTCATTTTGCCATTGTGAAATTTTGTATTATGATTCTCTTTACTAACTCACTCTCAAGCACTGTATGTTTACTATATTGTGtttccattcactcattcataaaaATGCATTTCTGTAGTACATCTTACTCTTACAAGGTAAACTAAATTAAATATCCCTTCCAACTCATTAATGTTTCTTCACACCTTTCAATGCTTATTGGCCCCATGCTGTTCCCATATCAAAGGTTACCAATGAGTAAGTATTAATATTGTAACCTACTCAGAACAATACCATCTCCACCATCGTGTCTCCATAACTCACTCGaaactatggaaagattataatattaattagcccTAAGGAGCCATCTCTTGGGACTTGAGTAGGTTGCAGGACATCAAACTGTTTCCTCCAATAGCATGTCCCTACAGTCTGCTGCTCATTGtctctttgaaatttccttataAACTACTTATTTCTAATACACAGTACTACctatttctaacttttatttaGGACTACCATCTTGTACTAACATACAAGTTATACTTTGTTAAATACACATTAAATAGGGCCACTACCCGTTTTAAGAAACTTACTATCAAAACAGCGCTTTcatgaaactgcatgaatgaatcTGTAAAAACTGTCAAAACCAGTAATAGTAAATGAAATCTCATGACCCAGCCGTgggagatcagtttaatatcctctaTATTTTTATTTAGTACAAGTgtaatttctcacttatttagatcATATATGTCTAGCATTTTTACTaacattactaactttaaagacaaaGGGACTGACACCTCTTAATAATGCAAGGTCAAACTGAacagacattctaatcccatcGGGAGTAATAGCAGGCATTTGGCAAGTGCTTAAACCATCTCCTGGttccccaggacagatgtcaCACACAGCTGTGTACAATAGATCCAACTATATTTCACCATAGTGCTAAAATTTTAATCtatattaaagatgttaataaaaGAGGTTACTGTAAAACTGGACTTTGGATTTCATCATCACCTCAAACTGTGCTACTGCAGATGctcaataaagaggctatttCATCACTCACCAATCTCGATTTTTATTGAAGATGATCCCACAACTTGACATAATCAGCAGGATCACTATGGACACTGTCAAAACTAATCAGTCACTGACACTGTGCCGAAGGTAAGAAATTCCTTCTTAAGAGTTGTGACCTAGCCCCTGAACGCGATCCTGAACCACTTGTGAGTTGACTATTTCTTGAACCCCATTCGTGGCCACATCTTGAGCACTCCAATTTGAGTGAATTTGTCTACAGTGTGAATATTTGGGGGGCTATGAGCGACTCCAGTAAGATGCCTAAAACCTCCAAAGGTGGGCTCTTTAAAACAGTTCATATGATAGAATAAGAGGTGCAGGAGGttttaaaaagcagaaaagtagataaatcccctggacctgatcaggtgtttttCAGAACTTTGTAGAAAGCTAGGGAAGAGactgctgggccctttgctgagatctTTGCATCATcgacagccatgggtgaggtggcAGAAGACTGGAGCTAGACTAATGCTGTGTGATTATTTAAtgtttatatttaaaaatatttaaaaagactgTAATGAAAAGCCAGGGAATAATAGGCTGGTAAACCTCtgaatctctgatgaaggctctctaatgaagggtctaggcccgaaacgtcagcttttgtgctcctaagatgctgcttgccctgctgtgttcatccagctccacactttgttatcttggattctgcagcatctgcagttcccattatctctgaacctttCATCAATGGTGGTGATGAGGGACAGGActtgtgcatttggaaaggcaagtactGATTAAGGatcatcaacatggctttgtacgtgggaaatcatgtctcactatattgactgagtttttttgaagtgCCAACAACGAaaattgatgaagacagagcagttgacattgtttatatggacttcagcagaGTGTTTGACTAGGTTCCATATGGTTGACTGGTTAgtaaggtcagatcacatgggatctgggggacctagccaattggatacaaaactggcttgaaacTTGAAGACAGAGggtttgcttttcagattggaggcctgtggccagttgCGTGCTACGAGGATTAGTGTCGGatccactgcattttgtcatGTACGTAAATGattgggatttgaatctaggAGGCGTGCTCAGCATGTTTGTAAATGACATCAAAATAGGTGGTTTAGTACACAATGAAGAACATTGTCTCGGAGTAAAACAAAACCTTGATCAATGGACCATAgcatggcacatggagtttaatttagataaatctgaggtgttgcactttggtaaggcaaactagggcagtaAGACCCTATGGAGTGTTGTCAAATAAACAGACCTAGGAGTGCAGGCGCACAGTTCCTTATAgttggagttgcaggtagacatgGAGGTCAAGCATTTGatatgcttaccttcattgttcAGAACATTGACTATAGGAGcttgatgtcatgttgcaaccaTACACGGTATTGCTGGGGCCACTTTTAGattattgcatacaattctggttgcccttctatagaaAGGATTCTGTTAAACTTgtgatggtgcagaaaagattaacattGAGGTTGTTGGTCTGGAGGATTTGAGATATTAGCAGAGGATAGCctgggtgttttttttccccatggaacagtgaaggctgaggggtgaccttattgaggtttgtaaaatcatgaggggcgtggacagggtgaatatccaaggtctttttcttgGGTTGGGAAATTCAAAATTAGAcggtataagtttaaggtgagaggggaatcaTTTAAGACCTAAAgggtagctttttcacacagagagtgggccGTGTATTGAACGAACTGCCAGAcgaaatggtggaggcagatacaatacaatatctaaaaggcatctgaatgagcaCATGattaggaaggttttagagggatatggaccaaatgctggcaaacgggactaggtcAGACTGGGATAGGTTGTTGTGGACgggttggagcgaagggtctgcttctatgctTATGACTGTATATAGAATTCAGGTAAaatcattttgtttcaaaaggTACTTTATTCATACAACTTTCAAACAAAGACTTGCAAAAACTATTCCAACTGTAACAGTTTTCATACTAAATAAACACATTTCACCTCAGACATGCAGCCCTCTGAGCAAATTATTTCCAATTATAAATAAACAGTAAAATAAATGTTGTATATAACACGCTTCACTCTGTGGTCCTCATTTCATTTGCAACACTCTTGATTGATGACATACATTGTTGGAAATGCACAGCCGAACGTAGGTGGCAGTTTCCAAGCTTACACTATAACATGGTCTTAGACAGTGACCCTTCCCCATTGTGCCCCTGCAACAGCTGCCCCAAATTCATCCCTCAGTATGTAGTCCTGGaacttggaatgtgccagttcACAATACTCAGTTGAGGACAATCCCTTGCACTTGAAAGCCAGTAGATTTCACTGATGGATTCCCAGGGGCAGTTGTTGTTTGTCTTGATGTGAATCCCCGGAACACAGAGCACAGAATCCTGTGTCACACAGCTCATCAGTTTGAAGCTCAACAAATTCCACTGCATGTCTCTCCAGAACTTCCACGCAAAGGCGCATTTGAAAAGGAGATGGTAAACAATCTCTTCCCCACCAGAGTGATTTTGACAGCAGCATGTGGAGGAGTTGAGACCAGTTCTCTCGTATGATCAGTTGTTCATTGCCATGATTCACTacttttttaatttttcttttcctcTGGGAGATCCACCATTGTTTTTTTTGCCCCAGGGCCTCAAGGGCATTATATGTATTTGCAGTCAAAGATGCTTTTTCTACCTAAGCATCTTCATGAGGGTCAGATGGTATGGCATAGCCCAACTACTTAGAATGTTCTgcagcatttagaacatagaacagtaggtTAGATCCGTTCATTGTGACATTGGGGAACCCCTGTTTGCAAACTCCCTTTACATACTGAGGAGTTATACAAAGAGTAAAGTTAAGCAAGCAACAAATTAAAACCAAGAGGGTGCATTTTTACACTGCCTGCTAAGTCCTTTGGGCATCCAAAACTATTTCAGATTCTGTTTTGGCAGGCCAATGTGTGTGCAACaaacaaaagggtctaggcccgaaacgtcagctttcctgctcctctgatgcagcttggcctgctgtgttcatccagctctacaacttgatATCTGAAAAAATTACTGCTTCAGTTCTGAATTAGAGTGACTGGACTGGAGACTTTTACTCTCCTTTCTCCCCGGCTGGACCTGCGgagttgttccagcaatttctgtttttgtttctgattaagaGCATCCACAAATTTCACAATAATTAACATATCGCTAGAACCCACTGATTTCTTCCACGTTGAGCGGATCATTGCCTCCAAACTTCGGTGTCCTCGTGTTATGGCTGATTCCGACAAACGGCTAGGGGAAACTgacctctgattggaccagatcagcCTATCGCTGACATGGACACGCCCCGTGTTTCACGTCAGTTTCAGAGTCAGGGTGGAAAAGTTGCCGAGGGAGAGAGacaaggggggaaaaaaaagttttggCAGAAACTTTGGGAATGATGAGAAGTCGGAAGGGGAAAGGTGGACATCGCGGGGATGAAAACTCCAGCCGGTCTGAGAGTAGGAATGTGGCGGAATTTCCCTCGGCTCCAGCCGGCGTCTCCTTGCTGTGGATCTTCCTTTTGCTGCTGATAGCTTGCGGAGGCGGCGGTTTTGGCTGCTGGTATATCCAGCAACAGCTCCACACAATCGCCAGCCTCGATCAGACCATCCAAACTCTGCAAAAGAAGCTGTCTCAGTTCGATACGATCCAGGTTCAAGTGAATGAGTTGAGCCAGAAGGTGTGTATTTATCCTGGTAGGCTTCCCCCGTCTTTCACAGTGAATTGTTAATTTGGGGCTGTTCAGTTATCCCTGGCGAATGGAGTATGGGGAGGAAAGGGTTAATGGAAACCATTGTGTTCATCATaactttttaattttaatttttatttatatttccAGGACATAGTGCAAATTTTCAAACCTCTAACTCAACTCTCGATGTTGAATAACTACTTCCAACTGGTTTCCATTTCCACCGATCATTTACTCTCAATCCTCCTCCGTCGCCCTTGTTAGCATATACCACTCCGTCCTTTTTCTGCCAGTCCTGAGGGGGGTCATTGGAtccggaatgttaactctgctttctctccctgcTGTCAAccctggtgaatttctccagcaatttgtgtttgcttctgatttccagcttctgcagttttttttttaaacttccaatTGATGTTGGATTTATCTGATTCCTATAATCACTTTTTATGGAACTGCCCAATATGTGGTATTTCATTGGTGCCATAGAGTTGGTGTAAGTTTCAATTCATTGTTTTCCAGATTAAGGCTCAGAAATATCATCTGTGTAAAACTAGCCACAGTAAAATTCAGTATCATAATCTGAAACAATCTGTTGGATTCAAGTCAGcatattcttttaaaaataagctTTGTTCTCCCAGCCCTGCACCCCAAATATCATCAATTGAAAACCACTAAAGTTTGTTTTTCTAGTCAAGCATTATGATAAATCAGAATTAAACTTGTGCGTATTCCTGAAGATGAGTTTGTTATTGCTGAAGATGAGATTAAAGAGCAGAAAGAAAAAACAAGAAACACTGGCGACACGTGCTTAGCTGCCTTGTTTATGGATGCATTTTATTTATAGATATTTTATAATTAGtatgttcagagatgtcatgatGCACCACTGGAGCTGGTGGGTCTTCAACATGGTCATCTGAGATGCTGCCACTTCACAACAAGAGCCCCTCCTGAATTTTAGTTACGTTGTATATTTAAGGCATTAATGTCTAACAAGGCACTTCGCaggaacattataaaacaaattgGACACCAAACCACTTGAGGAGATATAAGGTCAAAATTTGTTTaaagaattgtttaaaaaaaaatattggAGCATAGATATAGAGAGGGTATACTAAAACTTGGGGCTTAGATAATTGAAGGCATACCCTCCAATGGTAGagtgattttaaaattgagaataTGCTGAAGGAAAGAGAGATGGGGAATTGGGCCATAGAGAGATTGAAAACCAGGATGGTCAACTGGGCTTTTTCTTTTCCAGAAATATGTGGAAAACCTTGAAGTATCCAATGTTTAGTTGATCTGAAGTAGAAATGCAGATAGGTGAAAAGTAAAAATGGTTAgtacaaaaaaaatgcatgttaATATAACCTCTTCTGATTAAGATTTTTaatatgtttttattttagttgttGACCACAGAAGAATATGAACAAAGGCTGTTGAATCTTGAAGTTGCTCAGTCTGATTCGGAACGTAAAGTGGATAAGACAGTAGTAGCTGTGGCACAGATTCAAGCCTCTGATCTGGAAAGTAAGTTGGCTTTTCTTCAAACAGAAGTGAGTGAGCTCAGGAAGAATTTGCTaacaaaaacagagttgaagCACGTGGAGGATACAATTGAAATTCTCAGAGAAACTGAATTTCCAAGGACTGAGCAGCAAATTGCAAGTGTGAAGTCTACAAGTTCAAAATTGGAAGAAAGTGTAAGCTCACTCTCTGCGTCATTGTCAAGTTTAATGGATCGAATTACAAGCCTAGAActtgagagtcaggaccttcaagCTTTTCAGCAAAGTGCTGAGGAGATGAATGCAGTCAAAGACTTTGTGGACCATAATCTTCCTTCCCTCTCCAATGGTGTAACTGCATTAACAAAACAGTTAAATCAGACAACTCTGCTGACTGATGCTATTCAGTCACAGGTAGCACAACATAGCAATGAGCTACTGGGACTTAAAGAGActgcttcagcccaacaagcagAATACCTCTCCAATAAAGAAGACCTGcaaaatatcaggtttaaccACATTTATGTAATTGGGGTGGGAAACTTTGTttggaaacacaaacaaaaacaacataTTAAAAAGGCATGCTGCAACCATTAAATTCCTACTGATTTATCCCGTTGGATGAGTCTCGCCTGAATAATACCATTTTCCCTATTGTATTATTGCAGGGAACTGACCTATCAGTTACAAAAGGAAAAGATTTCTGTGGAAGAACTCAGAAAGGCAGTACAAAGTACTGTAGCTGACAGTCTTAGCCAGCTAATAAACAGAAATGATAAAATGGACGAAATGATAGCCAACCTACAAAATCACATCATAGAGGTAAAGTATTaaatcatcaaggtcatttaGTTCCAAAAATCTCATTTTTATTGTTGGGCTTGTATGGGACGGTTTTGGGCTTATCAGTGGAAGGATGTTCAGGCTGTGGAGGGATTGCAACAATGAATTACTGGACTAATTGCTGGGATGCCAGTACAGATGTTTGAAGAGATACTGGATCCGTTAGGGCTATATTAACTCAagtttaggagaatgaagggGGATTTCCTAgaacctgtaaaattctaccaGGACCAGACAGGGAAAATTCAGGAAGGGTACTcttgatgaccagggagtccagaaccaggggtttacaggatataggacagattatTTAGGACTTAGACAAGAAGTTTCTTCACACACAGCATGGTGAGTTGGCACtgtcacagaaaacagttgaggccaaaacattgaatgttttcaggaaggggTTAAATGCAGTTCTAAGGAGTAAGTGAATCAGAGGATGCGGAGTGAATGCAgcaacagggtactgagttgggcAGTTAACCATGATCATTTGGAATGTGGAGCAGGACTGAAGGGCTGAATAACTAAATCCTGCTCATAGCTATATGTTTGAACTGCAATAAAAATTGTTGTGAAGCCACTTGTATTTAATAAAAAGTTGATCAGCGTGCTTTATTGAGCACAGTCCTTGGATCCTGGACCTTCATTTTAAAAGGTGTGCAATCCAAACCACACTGGTTTTTTTTTGTATAGTGTGAAAATGAAATGGCATCACTGAAAAGGGGCCATTCTGGACTTTTTAATtgatctgatttttgttttcaagcTTTTCTATTTGCATACTATCAGAACAGAAGCTAGAGAAACAGGTCGGTACAGTTATTGAAATGTTAAATTACAAAAGGAAGTATACTGCCAGAGCAAATGAAAGCTCTAACTGATATCTAGTTTACAATGACAAGACATTACAGAGGAAGAATACTCTTTCGAACTGCAGATCTGACAAAATGCTAGATGATATTTCCTcaagaaaacaggacaaatcatGTCAGGATAACTCGTAGTTACCATTCTGCTTCAGAAGCTTCACAAACTATGGGCCCAGGGATTTGGAAGGCTGCCTGTTTCATGGAGGCGGGTGACGACTTAGTCCAATTAAAGCCCACTGGGACCAATTTATGGCACCATTGGTATTTTACTAGCATTATTGTGGGCACCTGGTGGGAGACCAGAGGAAGGAGCAAAGTAGAAAGGGTTCCAAGCACCAAAGTTGAGATGCAGACATAAATGGCTGAAGCCTTGACTATAAATAGACCTGCAAAGGGTTTCCCCTTGAACATGATGGCTGTAACAGTTCCTGGCTCTTGAACAGAAAAGTACTGTGTATGCAGTTGAGGCTGCGTCCCGTGTTGAGGTGCCCTTGAATTCATCTGCTTGCTTTAGCACCACTTCTCTCCTGAGGCCGCCAGGCTGATAGTACTGTCAGCACTCCAATCAGATCTGCAGTTGGGAACTTGTAGTGAGCAGAGACAATTTAGAACCCAGAGGATTGCCTTAGACAGTATGCTGACAACATAGATGGtctcgacccccccccccccccccccatatgaGCCTGGCATTAGATCCCAGTTGGAAAACACAATCAACTATGGTTTgcgttcaagataataaagtgtgaagctggatgaacacagctggccaagcagcatctcaggagcacaaaagctgacgtttcgggcctagacccttcatcagagagggggatggggtgagggttctggctccccccactgcatcccaaaaccagcccagcctgtctctgcctccctaacctgttcttcctctcacccctcccttcctcccaccccaagccgcacctccatttcctacctactaacctcatcccacctccttgacctgtccgtcttccctggactgacctatcccctccctacctccccacctatactctcctctccacctatcttcttttctctccatcttcggtccgcctcccgcctctctccctaatttattccagaaccctcaccccatccccctctctgatgaagggtctaggcccaaaacatcagcttttatgctcctgagatgctgcttggcctgctgtgttcatccagcttcacactttattatcttggattctccagcatctgcagttcccgttatcaatGGTTTGCGCTCAAGATGGATTTTGAATCCTATTTATGTTAACTCTGCAAATTATCCCAATCGATTAACTTGTCATAAGTATAGAGAatgggctgttgtggtgcagtggtagcgttCCTGACTCTGAGCTAGAAGGCTGGTTTCATgacccatctgctccagagctgtATCATCATAATACacctgagcaggttgattttttttaaaaaaaaatgaatattgaGTATGTACTAAACACTGCCCATGTCTTTTATCTGAGTTCATGTGAGTTGACAAAATCGGAAGATGATGTTAGGTAAACTAGGTAAAGCTTTGTTTTATGCTTGAGTAGTCAAGAACATATCTTAGacactgtataatttccaaccCTCCAATTCATGTTATGATGGAAAAGTCACCTTTTTGCAAGTTCTATTAAAACTCTTTTGTAAATCACATTTGGGAATTGTTTAGAATCTGATTTCGTCAGTCTGGTATATACTCAATTTATAGAAACCGGATATGCAAAATTAATAGTTAATTTTTAATTGTTAAATAAATCATAGAGAAATCCAAAGTTGAAAGTTCTTGTGTTGAGGCCTACCAAAAAAAAGGAGTGTAAGGAATTGGAGATTTGATTAATCAAATGTGATTAAATAAGTCATTCTTCTGTTTTGAAGCTCACAGGAGTGGAAATGTGCTGCCTGAGTTCTTTTATAAGCTTGTAGCTAATGCGTCTCAAGGGTAGTCTGTGCTATAAATTTGCTGATACTATTAATCCTTTGTTCCAATTAATTCAGCCCTTTCTTTTGAATGTAAGGTGTGCAGATTGCTAATGCAATAGCTGTAGAAAGGCATTAAGGAAAATGTGATCAACTGTTTCTACTTGTGGTCAAAGCTTTGTCTCTGTACAATTCAGTTGAAATGTCAATCAAGCACTTAAGAGAAATATTGAATAAAACTAAACAATTTTCTACATAGTGTGGAAGTTGGGTTGCTGACAGCTTTTCCGTGATTTTCAAAGGTCTTTTATGCCTTCAATGAGGACATTTTCTTAAATCTCCTTCGAAATTATTTAGTCATTAACATACAAAAGTAATTCTGTTGATGTGCCTGAAGGTTtgtattaaatatttaaattttatttaactTTCATTAAAAGTTTATTATTGATAGAATTCTATGGTACAACTTCCTCAGCTTAAAAAGCTGTTTTTCAATGATCTTTGATAGCTACAATCCACTTTACTTCTGTTTGGCTAAATTTCATGTTCTAAAGAAAGCAGTGAGCAAATCTGGTTCAAAACATAACTGTTTTGCTTTGCAATGTTTCAGTGGTATAGACAAATTTTGCTTCTGAGGAAGTCACTCCCTTTTAAGAATGGCAGGTTTTATTTTCAGAGAATATGTAGCACATGATGTAAG of Stegostoma tigrinum isolate sSteTig4 chromosome 21, sSteTig4.hap1, whole genome shotgun sequence contains these proteins:
- the LOC125462629 gene encoding uncharacterized protein LOC125462629; protein product: MMRSRKGKGGHRGDENSSRSESRNVAEFPSAPAGVSLLWIFLLLLIACGGGGFGCWYIQQQLHTIASLDQTIQTLQKKLSQFDTIQVQVNELSQKLLTTEEYEQRLLNLEVAQSDSERKVDKTVVAVAQIQASDLESKLAFLQTEVSELRKNLLTKTELKHVEDTIEILRETEFPRTEQQIASVKSTSSKLEESVSSLSASLSSLMDRITSLELESQDLQAFQQSAEEMNAVKDFVDHNLPSLSNGVTALTKQLNQTTLLTDAIQSQVAQHSNELLGLKETASAQQAEYLSNKEDLQNIRELTYQLQKEKISVEELRKAVQSTVADSLSQLINRNDKMDEMIANLQNHIIEVASNGINQSKQLADALDERVHSVQKNLEKIETALKSTVEHCLSGEVRTYCETADNCAWPHIREVNFPHRILKDPVVMLSLAEISSVDSIGVTVKAVDITDSGFKIQVNNVGNYKLSTVRVNWMACA